In Anaerobacillus isosaccharinicus, one genomic interval encodes:
- a CDS encoding sigma-G-dependent sporulation-specific acid-soluble spore protein CsgA, whose translation MDVTLGYLRESLSNYTEKYPSCQRIYNMLKENHYQNEGEFVNDLNEAEIAVLDLVLKNEINYAKKEQDEKRAHELSEVYELLF comes from the coding sequence ATGGATGTAACATTAGGTTATTTACGGGAGTCATTATCAAATTATACAGAGAAGTACCCAAGTTGCCAGAGAATTTATAATATGCTAAAAGAAAATCACTATCAAAACGAGGGAGAATTCGTTAACGACCTAAACGAAGCTGAAATTGCTGTACTAGACCTCGTATTAAAAAATGAAATCAATTATGCCAAAAAAGAACAAGACGAGAAGCGCGCCCATGAACTAAGCGAAGTATATGAATTATTATTTTAA
- a CDS encoding YbxH family protein, with protein MGAIDRNGYRFEPEFSVINQAGAIHVSKNGEFIEEIVFNFSGDFPELRKIEEIVDTYCEKHDI; from the coding sequence ATGGGGGCCATTGATCGAAACGGGTATCGATTTGAACCAGAGTTTAGTGTCATAAATCAAGCAGGGGCGATTCATGTCTCAAAAAATGGCGAGTTTATCGAGGAAATTGTTTTTAATTTTTCAGGCGACTTTCCGGAGTTAAGAAAAATTGAAGAAATTGTTGATACATATTGTGAAAAACATGATATTTAG
- a CDS encoding DUF5634 family protein: protein MEFIEREAILTEMNHSLHTMLEKYDLEDVGIFQEEGEGNDYYLGYTVRKNGEVYMIHQKFRKDEQGNLKPSEQSWVIECEEGDSRGYENLDAVFSYLNTTVKH from the coding sequence ATGGAATTTATCGAAAGAGAAGCGATTTTGACTGAGATGAATCATTCGCTCCATACTATGCTAGAAAAATACGACCTTGAAGATGTTGGTATTTTTCAAGAAGAAGGCGAAGGAAATGACTATTATTTAGGTTATACCGTTAGAAAAAATGGTGAAGTGTACATGATCCATCAAAAGTTTAGAAAAGATGAGCAAGGTAATTTAAAGCCATCTGAACAAAGTTGGGTAATCGAATGCGAAGAAGGCGATTCAAGGGGATATGAAAATCTCGATGCTGTTTTTTCATATTTAAACACTACAGTTAAACATTAA
- a CDS encoding YjcZ family sporulation protein produces the protein MGAGFALIVVLFILLVIIGASYVGYGC, from the coding sequence ATGGGTGCAGGATTTGCGTTAATCGTAGTATTGTTTATTCTTTTAGTTATCATCGGAGCTTCTTACGTAGGCTACGGCTGTTAA
- a CDS encoding DUF6544 family protein, producing MKKLYLAEVNKEIIKFKDKPNEVLTEKDISHLPTLVQNYFRYCGYIGKEKINNALVEWEDVYLKMSPTKDWIPLKCYQFNSVTEPTRIVYMTSKMFGIFPFEGRDKYHEGHGNMRIKLLKMFTVADAKGKEMDEAALVTVLAEALFVPGYALQDYLTWTTIDDTSVKGTISFNNTEVSGVFYFNGLGEYIRFETFDRHYSENGKEYKNVKWTGICGEHKEKNGIKYISGFSGVWNLEDSDFEYFKGKVTNITYNAKELID from the coding sequence ATGAAAAAACTATACTTAGCCGAAGTAAATAAAGAAATTATAAAATTCAAAGATAAACCAAATGAAGTTTTAACAGAAAAGGATATATCACACCTGCCCACACTAGTTCAAAATTATTTCCGTTACTGCGGTTATATCGGCAAAGAAAAAATAAATAATGCCTTGGTCGAATGGGAAGATGTCTATCTAAAAATGTCTCCAACAAAAGATTGGATCCCTTTGAAATGTTATCAGTTTAATTCCGTCACTGAACCAACAAGGATCGTTTATATGACTAGTAAGATGTTTGGAATTTTTCCTTTTGAAGGAAGAGATAAATATCATGAAGGCCACGGCAATATGCGGATCAAGCTATTAAAGATGTTTACTGTGGCTGACGCAAAAGGGAAGGAAATGGACGAAGCAGCACTAGTAACAGTTTTAGCAGAAGCTCTCTTCGTACCAGGCTATGCGCTTCAAGACTATTTAACTTGGACAACTATAGATGATACGTCTGTTAAAGGAACGATTAGTTTTAATAATACAGAGGTTAGTGGCGTATTTTACTTTAATGGCCTCGGGGAATATATTCGTTTTGAAACCTTTGACCGACATTACTCAGAAAACGGAAAAGAATATAAAAATGTGAAGTGGACTGGAATTTGCGGTGAACACAAAGAAAAAAACGGGATAAAGTATATTTCAGGCTTTTCTGGTGTTTGGAACTTAGAGGACAGCGACTTTGAGTATTTTAAGGGAAAAGTCACCAACATCACTTACAATGCTAAAGAACTGATAGATTAA
- a CDS encoding GNAT family N-acetyltransferase — MNSLTFIKDYRDNDTFRASFNELAKTTFNIDFEPWYQKGFWNDRYVCYSFLDGGKIVANVSVSKMEMMIKGELKQAIQIGTVMTHPDYRKQGLSGRLMTNVIEEYELGYDLFFLFSDEDVSPFYQKFGFTQITETQFSVAVQSSRQIYQPRQLDLQKDKQMILDYYGNTQPSYRFDIQKGEHVLGFYGVHGFGNHFYYLDALDTVVLYQTKENTLHLYGVFTDQDILFKDLMDYFATEKITEVVFHFTPNFKDLLPEAQPLLTTDDIFHVRTAGVSFPNQFKFPLIAHA; from the coding sequence ATGAATTCACTAACATTTATAAAAGATTACCGAGATAACGACACATTTAGAGCTAGCTTTAATGAATTAGCCAAAACAACGTTTAATATAGACTTTGAACCATGGTATCAAAAAGGATTTTGGAATGACCGTTATGTATGTTATTCGTTCCTAGATGGCGGTAAAATCGTTGCCAATGTTTCCGTTAGTAAAATGGAAATGATGATTAAAGGAGAATTGAAACAAGCTATTCAAATCGGAACAGTGATGACACATCCTGACTACAGAAAACAAGGTCTAAGCGGTCGTTTAATGACCAATGTCATAGAAGAATACGAACTAGGGTACGATTTATTTTTCTTATTTTCCGATGAGGATGTTAGTCCTTTTTATCAAAAGTTCGGATTTACTCAAATAACTGAAACACAGTTTAGCGTCGCTGTACAATCCTCTAGACAGATCTATCAACCTCGACAACTCGACCTACAGAAAGACAAACAAATGATCTTAGATTACTACGGGAATACGCAACCATCATATAGGTTTGACATTCAAAAAGGTGAGCATGTTTTAGGATTTTACGGAGTGCATGGATTTGGAAATCACTTTTATTATCTAGATGCGTTAGATACGGTCGTTTTGTACCAGACAAAGGAAAATACCCTCCACTTATATGGGGTATTCACTGATCAGGACATCTTATTTAAGGATTTAATGGATTATTTTGCAACTGAAAAAATCACAGAAGTCGTATTTCATTTCACACCAAATTTCAAAGATTTACTACCCGAAGCTCAACCGTTACTAACAACTGATGACATCTTTCATGTTCGGACGGCAGGCGTTTCATTTCCAAATCAATTTAAGTTTCCACTTATTGCCCATGCGTAA
- a CDS encoding flavodoxin domain-containing protein, which translates to MKTAIIYASSHGTTAKAATLLSEKLTGDVTVIDLKKTKLPEINHYEAIILGGSIHAGMMQRKVTKFIKLNENVLMTKKIGLFLCCMHEGDQAKAQFELAYPDKLRSHSISNSLFGGEFIFGKMNFLEKTIIKKMKGDTVDASTFNEEALSEFVQKFQQNSLTV; encoded by the coding sequence ATGAAAACGGCAATTATTTACGCATCTTCACATGGGACTACCGCAAAAGCCGCAACCCTTCTTAGTGAAAAACTTACTGGGGACGTTACCGTCATCGATTTAAAGAAAACAAAATTACCAGAAATCAATCATTACGAAGCGATTATTTTAGGTGGCTCTATTCACGCCGGGATGATGCAAAGAAAAGTTACCAAGTTTATAAAGCTTAATGAAAACGTACTAATGACCAAGAAAATCGGACTTTTTCTTTGTTGCATGCACGAAGGCGATCAGGCGAAAGCCCAATTTGAACTGGCATATCCTGATAAACTTAGGAGCCACTCAATATCCAATAGCTTATTTGGTGGTGAATTTATATTTGGCAAAATGAATTTTTTAGAAAAGACAATTATCAAAAAAATGAAAGGCGATACAGTAGATGCATCAACTTTCAATGAAGAGGCCCTTAGCGAGTTTGTACAAAAATTTCAACAAAATAGTTTAACAGTTTAG
- a CDS encoding transposase codes for MKPALIPHISYQNFVLDQLNTHYSGGILTLVQKDWTIISKLWITDLSFTTTWLHDSYSVKGPEPRDPASMLRSYLLCLLTSPTLSITEWVNQLHRVPLYTILSGFEPGDVPGVGTFYDFFRRLSGFEKANVKPFIKLKRKKKKKKKPKKGEKATPRNPGIIRKLVDRHLRNGSKQKQLPGDQLYAFFQSQFLEVSARLGLLGDPHSLGVVGDGTPVETARYPRSKPICDCSAQGLTNCTHPRRYSQPDIDSGWDSSRERYFNGYHLYMISTSDSQYDLPLYPRLHPASRHDSVSLVVGSIEFSQRYTLGTIDKILLDAAHDAEPIYELLDHHNVEPFIDLNVRTKKNFSTQSDIQISPLGVPICPIGMEMKPNGFDKSQNRQKWRCPLACGTKNTCSTPCSKAKYGRTFHTFKQDNLRLFTKTPRSSEKWKLIYKRRTSVERSNKREKVDYHLESGRHRSTKMWYVRLYSIMMCQHIDAWYSSQKETLNIQEIIFSKSA; via the coding sequence ATGAAACCTGCGCTAATACCACATATCTCATATCAAAACTTCGTTTTAGACCAATTAAATACTCATTACTCAGGCGGTATACTGACTCTCGTACAAAAAGATTGGACTATTATCTCGAAGTTATGGATCACGGATCTTTCGTTTACCACTACGTGGCTTCATGATTCATATTCAGTTAAAGGTCCTGAGCCACGTGATCCTGCTTCCATGCTTCGCTCTTATCTTTTGTGTTTATTGACAAGTCCGACCCTGAGTATTACAGAATGGGTGAACCAACTCCATCGTGTTCCTCTTTACACGATCCTTAGCGGCTTTGAACCTGGGGATGTTCCAGGTGTCGGTACTTTTTATGACTTCTTCAGACGGCTATCAGGTTTTGAGAAGGCTAATGTAAAACCTTTTATTAAGCTCAAACGAAAAAAGAAGAAGAAGAAAAAACCGAAAAAGGGTGAAAAAGCAACTCCTAGAAACCCTGGTATTATTAGAAAATTAGTGGATCGTCATTTACGCAATGGCTCAAAACAAAAACAATTGCCGGGAGATCAATTATACGCGTTTTTTCAATCTCAATTTCTTGAAGTTTCAGCGAGATTGGGTTTGCTTGGGGATCCCCATTCCCTTGGTGTTGTTGGAGATGGGACACCCGTGGAAACAGCGAGATACCCAAGGAGCAAACCTATTTGTGATTGTAGTGCCCAAGGACTAACGAATTGTACTCATCCTCGTCGATATTCTCAACCTGACATCGACTCAGGTTGGGATAGTTCAAGGGAGAGGTACTTCAACGGATATCATCTCTACATGATATCCACTAGCGATAGCCAATACGACTTGCCGCTATATCCACGGCTGCATCCTGCTTCCCGGCATGATTCAGTCAGCCTAGTGGTTGGTTCAATTGAATTTTCGCAACGGTACACCTTGGGCACAATTGATAAAATCCTTCTCGATGCCGCACATGATGCAGAACCGATTTACGAATTACTGGACCATCATAATGTGGAACCATTTATTGATCTTAATGTTCGAACAAAGAAAAACTTCAGTACGCAAAGTGATATTCAGATTTCTCCCCTAGGCGTTCCTATTTGTCCAATTGGAATGGAAATGAAACCCAATGGGTTTGACAAATCTCAAAACCGCCAAAAGTGGCGTTGTCCACTAGCTTGCGGAACAAAAAATACATGTTCCACTCCGTGTTCTAAAGCGAAGTATGGCCGGACATTTCATACGTTTAAGCAAGATAATCTTCGTCTGTTCACTAAAACACCGAGGTCTTCTGAAAAGTGGAAACTGATTTATAAACGAAGAACTTCAGTTGAACGTTCGAACAAAAGAGAAAAAGTCGACTATCACTTAGAATCTGGGCGTCATCGCTCTACAAAAATGTGGTATGTCCGCTTATATTCAATCATGATGTGTCAACACATAGATGCTTGGTACAGTAGTCAGAAAGAGACTTTGAACATCCAAGAAATCATCTTTTCTAAGAGCGCCTAG
- a CDS encoding bactofilin family protein: MFSKQKNDKKLNEISTIIGEETTVEGTLNVQSSIRIEGKVYGEIKCSGDVTVGKDGYVENSITARNLFIAGKVKGNVIVEHKIHIYDTGKLDGKAEMSVIVIDENGYFHGESLMKGNSPIEISEVNPEKKKTKAVN; this comes from the coding sequence ATGTTTTCTAAGCAAAAAAATGATAAAAAATTAAATGAAATATCAACAATTATCGGTGAAGAAACAACCGTTGAAGGAACATTAAATGTTCAATCAAGCATCCGTATTGAAGGTAAAGTTTATGGGGAAATAAAGTGTAGCGGTGATGTAACAGTTGGGAAAGACGGCTACGTCGAAAATTCGATTACTGCTAGAAATTTATTTATTGCAGGAAAAGTTAAAGGAAATGTCATTGTGGAACATAAAATTCATATTTATGATACTGGGAAATTGGATGGAAAAGCAGAAATGAGTGTGATCGTCATTGACGAAAACGGCTACTTCCACGGTGAAAGTTTAATGAAGGGTAATAGCCCAATCGAAATTTCGGAAGTAAACCCAGAAAAAAAGAAAACAAAAGCTGTAAACTAA
- a CDS encoding M23 family metallopeptidase, protein MQLEEQTEEVEKMKQDYAILQQETKTVQQTIEEFKLFEEQISNLNLQMPRNLNSNENDGSGGIPFPELSSLEPNETSLKIIEMKEELPDLIEKFEESLKRLQEYENELKTIPTLFPATEGRLTSKYGNRKDPFNWKRTFHSGIDIAAPLNTPILAAADGKVIHAGRNGGYGLTVIIEHGDTYETLYAHLNKIDVQVGETVKKGDVIGGMGTTGRSTGVHLHYEIKRDGDRIDPYLYMTFHERANSN, encoded by the coding sequence GTGCAACTAGAGGAACAAACAGAAGAAGTAGAAAAAATGAAACAAGACTATGCTATTTTGCAGCAAGAAACCAAAACCGTTCAACAAACAATTGAAGAGTTTAAACTATTCGAAGAACAGATAAGTAATTTAAACCTACAAATGCCAAGAAACCTAAATTCAAACGAAAATGATGGCAGTGGTGGAATTCCATTTCCTGAATTATCATCATTGGAACCTAATGAAACTTCTCTAAAAATAATAGAGATGAAAGAAGAGTTACCTGACCTCATCGAAAAATTTGAAGAATCATTAAAACGGCTACAAGAGTACGAGAATGAGTTAAAAACAATTCCAACACTTTTTCCAGCAACAGAAGGTCGCCTCACTTCTAAATATGGTAATCGAAAAGACCCTTTTAATTGGAAACGTACATTTCATTCAGGAATTGATATTGCAGCCCCATTAAACACACCAATCCTTGCCGCAGCTGATGGGAAGGTGATCCATGCCGGAAGAAATGGCGGCTACGGGTTAACGGTGATCATTGAACATGGTGATACATACGAAACACTTTATGCCCATTTAAATAAAATCGATGTTCAAGTTGGGGAAACGGTAAAAAAAGGTGATGTCATTGGTGGAATGGGAACGACTGGGCGAAGTACAGGTGTTCACTTACACTATGAGATCAAGAGAGACGGAGATCGGATTGATCCTTATCTTTATATGACTTTCCATGAACGAGCAAATTCTAACTAA